AGATTCTGCCGGCTAAGTTGGCCGGTGCGGGATATTCTGGTCATCGTATCTACCTGAAAGTTGTTCTTTATCAATGGGTTACATCGAGGGCGTTGCTTTTTGCACAGGTATCAACAAGACCTCAAACCCGGCACTCCTCTATCTCGCCCTTGTGCAGGTCAACCAGCGCCGGCAGGCCCGCCGGACGCTGGACGATAGCCGTTCATGGCCCGGAACGTACCACCCTGTTCGGGTGGGTTTTGGCCTGCCGGCATGGCCACGCACCGGCCTCTCTGGCTTTGCAAACGCACACCCGTCGGGCTCGCGGACGCCTCAGCCGGCCCAAACAGGCCTCCGGCGGGTGATTTCGGGAAAAATGGGTCAATACCCACCGTGAAAAGGTCTTTTTCAGCTATAGAAGCTGTAGCGATTCGGGCGGTATGTGGCGGCGTGCCAAGCCGGGGGCAGGGGTTATTCGACGGACAGCCCGCACGGGCAGGTGCTGCGGGTGGAGGCGGTGGCGCGCTGAGCGGGGGGAAACCCGTCAGCGGTGACGACGCTGAAACCTGCCTTCCTGAGACCGATTCGGAAAGTTCCTCTTGATGAGGGCCTCAATTCGAAGGTAGCACGTTCTGGCGCAGTGGCGAAGCCAGCACAACGAGCGCAACGACGTTGATGAGCACGGTGCCCCAGAAGACTTGGCGAAACGGCTGCTTTGTGGACTTATGCCGCAGGAACTGCTGCGCAAGCAGTGCGCCTGGCCATCCGCCGGCGAGAGCAAGAATGTGCAAGGTACTTTCCGGCGTGCGCCAGGCTCCCCGACCCGCGGCCGACTTGTCGGCGGCGTAGGCGATGAAAGTCGCGGCGCTTGCCCCGGCATACAAGCCCGCTACCCACAGCGGAAGCTTCCAGACTGCCGCGACCACAACGTAGACCACGAGGAACGCAGGGATGGCGAACAAGGTGGCCGTGCCCCACTGCGCGCGTGCAGCCCGCTCGGACTGGCGAGGCTGGCGAGGCACTGGGGCCAGCTGGATGTTCTTCGCACGTTTTCCCTTGGGGCCAATCTCTACTTCGAAGGTAACGGCCTGGCCAGCGCGCGGGCGCCCCGAGCCGCGCGGCCATGCGGAGACATGAACGAAGAGTGCTTCACCACCATGGTTTGACTCGATGCGCCCGAAGCCGCGTTCGTCGTTCCAGGAGGTCAGGGTGCCTTCAAAACGCATGAGTCAACGGGTTATGACAGATTCGGCCACGAATTCCGACCAGTGCTGATTGATAGCCAGTTCACCAGAAAATCCGCTTCTCACCGTTCGCGCCTGGCGGAGCGAGGACCTGTCGGCAGCCTGCATCGAACGTGAACTGGAAGATGATCTTTCCATCAACATCGTTTCCTGGAGAGCAGTGCACGGTGTACGAGTCGATTCTTCCGCCGAAGTGCGAGGGGTCAGCCCAACCCGTATGCAGATAGATGTTGCCGCCAACGAGGCGCTTGGCCGTATCTTCAGTCACCTTCCAATAGCCGCTCTCCCACAGTCCAGCTCTGACGTTGACCGCCCTCAGGCCCTGTGACGTACCGTTCTTTTCGATCAGATGAATTGCGGACATGGCTTCCTTTCCGTCTGTGACGCCCAACGTCGGAGTTGGACCGCATAGCCGCGCAACTAGATATCGACCTCAAAGAATGCACTCCCACCTACCTTTTCGCACTCTATCAGTGCTGCTCTAGTCGTCTGCAATGTGCTCAGCACCCGCTTCTTCGAAGGCATTCTTTCAACGTTCCTTTCAACACCCGCTATGAGCGCTTCCACAGCGGTCAAAATTTCGCTGGCCGGGGTACCGGCCGACACACCTTCTTCTTCAAATGCGATGAACGCTGAAAGAGAAGGAATAGCCAGAGCTTCTGCCAGGGCATCGAGCTTGTTCCACGCCTTCCCCAGTACATAAGCATCCTCATCGCTCATGACGACTGCCACCGAGTCAGCCACCAGATAGATTGGGCGACTCGCGGTGCGGAAGAGTACCGTAGCTTCGCGCTGAAGTTCGCGAACTTCAGCGGTGAAGTTCTCGTCACCGATTGCAGACAGCCATGCGTTTGCGAACGATTCCTCAAGCTGCTGCATTCTTCGCGCGGAGTCAATGATGTCCTTCGGCATCGCAGAAACAATTGACCTCATAGAAACAAGCGCAGTACCAAAGTGCACGCGCGCGTACGCCTTCAGAACGCCTGCGAAATCCGATTGGCGGAGGTATTTTTTCTTTACCTCATCGTCAAGTGACTCTCGGGACGGGCAGTATGAGTTAATCACTGCCACTCGCGCGGGCGAATAG
The DNA window shown above is from Candidatus Hydrogenedentota bacterium and carries:
- a CDS encoding cold shock and DUF1294 domain-containing protein encodes the protein MRFEGTLTSWNDERGFGRIESNHGGEALFVHVSAWPRGSGRPRAGQAVTFEVEIGPKGKRAKNIQLAPVPRQPRQSERAARAQWGTATLFAIPAFLVVYVVVAAVWKLPLWVAGLYAGASAATFIAYAADKSAAGRGAWRTPESTLHILALAGGWPGALLAQQFLRHKSTKQPFRQVFWGTVLINVVALVVLASPLRQNVLPSN